The proteins below are encoded in one region of Mycobacterium botniense:
- a CDS encoding N-acyl-D-amino-acid deacylase family protein, which produces MTYDVIIRDGLWFDGTGRPAQTCTLGIRDGVVADVSPGPLDETGCREVIDASGMWIVPGFIDVHTHYDAEVLLNPGLPESVRHGVTTVLLGNCSLSTIYADAEDAADLFSRVEAVPREFVVGALHAKKNWSTAAEYVKALDELPLGPNVSSLLGHSDLRTAVLGLGRATEDGVTPTNTELDRMVSLLGEALDAGLLGMSGMDAAIDKLDGDRYRSRALPSTFATWRERRKLISVLRERGRILQSAPDVANPASALLFFLSSSPMLGLRKPVRMSLLVSADAKSMPGATRVFGLGTRVLNAVLGSRVRFQHLPVPFELYSDGIDLPVFEEFGAGTAALHLRDQLQRNALLADLHYRREFRREFDRKKLGPTLWHRDFHDAVIVDCPDKTLVGKSFGAIADERGLHPLDAFLDVLVDNGERNVRWTTTVANHRPKLLDRLATEPTVHMGFSDAGAHLRNMAFYNFALRLLKRVRDAGQAKTPFLSLEQAVYRLTGELAAWFGLDAGTLRQGDRADFAVIDPAALDDSVDGYHEEAVPFYGDLRRLVNRNDAAVVATGVGGVVVCRHGCFRDGYGKTLKSGRFLRAHQSQRF; this is translated from the coding sequence ATGACCTACGACGTGATCATCCGTGACGGTTTGTGGTTTGACGGCACCGGCCGCCCAGCGCAGACCTGCACCTTGGGCATTCGCGACGGCGTGGTGGCCGATGTCTCGCCGGGACCGCTGGACGAGACGGGCTGCCGTGAGGTCATCGACGCCTCCGGGATGTGGATCGTTCCGGGTTTCATCGACGTGCACACGCATTACGACGCCGAGGTGCTGCTGAATCCCGGGTTGCCCGAGTCGGTACGGCACGGTGTCACCACAGTGCTGCTGGGCAACTGTTCACTGTCGACCATATACGCCGACGCCGAGGATGCCGCGGATCTTTTCAGCCGGGTTGAGGCGGTGCCCCGCGAATTCGTCGTTGGTGCGCTGCACGCTAAAAAGAACTGGTCGACGGCCGCCGAATACGTGAAAGCGCTGGATGAATTACCGCTTGGGCCGAATGTTAGCTCGCTGCTGGGGCATTCAGATCTACGGACTGCGGTGCTGGGGCTCGGGCGCGCGACTGAGGACGGTGTCACACCGACGAATACCGAGCTGGACCGGATGGTCAGCCTGCTCGGCGAGGCGCTGGACGCCGGGTTGCTCGGCATGTCGGGGATGGACGCCGCTATCGACAAGCTCGACGGGGACCGCTACCGATCACGCGCACTACCGTCCACCTTCGCGACGTGGCGCGAGCGGCGCAAGCTGATCTCCGTGCTGCGTGAACGTGGCCGCATCCTGCAGAGTGCACCGGATGTCGCCAACCCGGCCTCGGCGCTGTTGTTTTTCTTGTCCAGCAGCCCGATGTTGGGACTCCGCAAACCGGTACGCATGAGCCTATTGGTGTCGGCTGATGCCAAGTCGATGCCCGGCGCCACGCGGGTATTCGGGCTTGGCACCCGAGTGCTCAACGCTGTTTTGGGCTCACGTGTGCGGTTCCAGCATCTTCCGGTCCCGTTCGAGTTGTATTCCGATGGAATCGACCTGCCGGTGTTCGAGGAATTCGGTGCCGGAACCGCGGCTCTTCATCTTCGTGATCAACTGCAGCGCAACGCTTTACTGGCTGATCTCCATTATCGGCGCGAGTTCCGGCGTGAATTTGACCGTAAGAAGCTGGGACCAACGTTGTGGCACCGCGACTTCCACGATGCGGTGATCGTTGACTGCCCAGACAAGACGTTGGTCGGCAAAAGTTTCGGGGCGATCGCCGACGAGCGCGGATTGCATCCGCTTGACGCGTTCCTCGATGTGCTGGTTGACAACGGGGAGCGCAATGTTCGCTGGACCACCACCGTTGCCAACCACCGGCCCAAACTGCTCGACCGGCTCGCCACCGAGCCAACGGTTCACATGGGCTTTTCTGATGCCGGCGCGCACCTGCGCAACATGGCGTTCTACAACTTCGCACTGCGGCTGCTCAAGCGTGTGCGGGATGCCGGTCAGGCGAAAACGCCGTTCCTGAGCCTCGAACAGGCCGTTTACCGGCTGACCGGTGAGCTGGCCGCCTGGTTCGGGCTGGACGCAGGTACGTTACGTCAAGGCGACCGTGCCGACTTCGCGGTGATCGACCCGGCGGCCCTGGACGATTCGGTGGATGGTTACCACGAGGAGGCGGTTCCCTTTTACGGCGACCTGCGGCGTCTGGTCAATCGCAACGACGCGGCCGTTGTCGCGACCGGCGTGGGCGGAGTGGTGGTGTGCCGGCACGGCTGTTTCCGCGACGGCTACGGAAAGACGCTGAAATCGGGCCGCTTCCTGCGTGCTCACCAATCCCAGCGGTTCTGA
- a CDS encoding serine/threonine-protein kinase: MPLASGATFAGYTITRQLGSGDMGEVYLAQSPGPPRSVALKVLHPALTADSEFRQRFMRDTEISATLYHPHIVPVYDHGEFHGQLWFSMDYVDGTNAEQLVRERFPSGMPAGEVLTIVAAVANALDYAHYRGLLHRSVKPANILLTDPSAGEPRIVLTDFGIARRLDNFCSIPQVPPPGAVAYAAPEQLRGLDLDGSADQYGLAATAFHLFTGAPPFQGTDPVAVITQHLNVAPPQLSDRRPGLAPLDGVMATALAKDPVDRFSQCREFADALSARTSVWVADRGPEAFLPVLDYPDDAVTEVRGEPGGPAPSSAESQRRGAEPEPGRQRAGPGLRRWPWVLLGAAVGAALVVLVGVLAVGAGAMREARAPSSRAASPTGPMHLSAPRAVPTSSLPAEPSPQQLLDGLYRLDVNRSQQTFNDTPDPQPPDVSTWWAFRAVCTATGCVATGIMLDDKDHRTASTSGGDKPLVLDFRDGAWQSRPDTVPFPCVGAGGTPDSEITRQVLSLQPQRHGPMRGVMTLTVQTDECGQQGAQFVIPAVAARTGDVPADVSVPAPPAPDAPAAPPPRTLLPAPGAPSAQIPEPTPTR, encoded by the coding sequence GTGCCGTTGGCCAGCGGGGCGACGTTTGCTGGATACACCATTACGCGACAGCTGGGCTCCGGCGACATGGGTGAGGTTTACCTTGCTCAGAGTCCGGGGCCGCCGCGTAGTGTCGCCTTGAAGGTCCTCCACCCGGCGCTGACTGCCGACAGCGAATTTCGTCAGCGGTTCATGCGCGACACCGAAATTTCGGCCACGCTGTACCACCCGCACATCGTGCCGGTGTACGACCACGGCGAGTTTCACGGCCAGCTGTGGTTCTCGATGGATTACGTCGACGGCACCAACGCTGAGCAGCTTGTGCGAGAACGGTTTCCATCCGGCATGCCTGCGGGCGAGGTACTGACGATCGTGGCAGCTGTCGCCAACGCACTCGATTACGCCCACTACCGCGGACTCCTGCACCGATCCGTCAAACCCGCCAATATCTTGCTGACCGATCCCAGCGCGGGTGAACCACGGATTGTCTTGACCGACTTCGGAATAGCACGCCGTCTTGATAACTTCTGCTCAATCCCGCAGGTTCCCCCGCCCGGAGCGGTCGCTTACGCCGCACCCGAGCAATTGAGGGGTTTGGACCTTGACGGCAGCGCCGACCAATACGGGTTGGCCGCCACCGCGTTTCATCTGTTCACCGGCGCACCGCCGTTTCAGGGCACCGACCCGGTCGCCGTCATCACCCAGCATCTGAACGTGGCGCCGCCACAGCTCAGCGACCGGCGCCCGGGCCTTGCGCCGCTTGACGGCGTCATGGCCACCGCACTGGCCAAAGACCCCGTTGACCGATTCTCCCAATGCCGGGAGTTCGCCGACGCGCTCAGCGCCCGGACCAGCGTTTGGGTCGCGGATCGCGGCCCGGAGGCATTCCTGCCGGTCCTCGACTACCCCGACGATGCGGTGACCGAGGTGCGGGGGGAGCCGGGCGGCCCCGCCCCGTCATCGGCGGAGTCGCAGCGTCGCGGCGCTGAACCGGAGCCGGGCCGGCAGCGGGCGGGGCCGGGGCTGCGCAGATGGCCCTGGGTGCTGCTCGGGGCGGCGGTCGGCGCAGCGCTGGTCGTGCTGGTCGGCGTACTTGCGGTCGGTGCCGGGGCGATGCGCGAGGCCCGCGCACCGTCGAGCCGGGCGGCGAGCCCGACGGGGCCGATGCACCTTTCGGCTCCGCGCGCGGTGCCGACGTCCAGCCTCCCTGCCGAGCCTTCGCCCCAACAGCTCCTCGATGGCTTGTACCGGTTAGATGTCAACCGCTCACAGCAGACGTTCAACGACACTCCTGATCCGCAGCCACCCGATGTGAGCACCTGGTGGGCTTTTCGTGCGGTCTGCACAGCGACAGGATGCGTGGCCACCGGAATCATGCTTGACGACAAAGACCATCGCACGGCGAGCACCTCGGGCGGAGATAAACCGCTGGTGCTGGACTTTCGTGACGGAGCCTGGCAGTCCCGGCCGGACACGGTGCCGTTCCCCTGCGTCGGCGCCGGTGGCACACCCGACAGCGAAATCACCCGGCAGGTGTTGTCGTTGCAACCGCAACGCCACGGCCCGATGCGCGGGGTGATGACCCTCACCGTGCAGACCGATGAATGTGGTCAACAGGGAGCGCAGTTCGTGATCCCCGCGGTAGCAGCGCGAACCGGCGATGTGCCGGCGGATGTCAGCGTGCCCGCCCCGCCGGCACCCGACGCTCCCGCGGCACCGCCCCCCCGGACCCTGCTGCCCGCCCCGGGTGCGCCGTCTGCCCAGATCCCGGAACCGACGCCGACTCGCTGA
- a CDS encoding metal-dependent hydrolase family protein, translating into MHCHLRGLTLPEEAEVELWIVGGQISAEPVAGAQTIFDGGWILPGLVDAHCHVGLGEHGAIELDEAAAQAATERDVGALLLRDCGSPTDTRSLDGRADLPRIIRAGRHLARPRRYTRNFAIELDDEAQLPQVVAEQALRGDGWVKLVGDWIDRQIGDLAPLWSDDILKAAIDAAHAHGARVTAHVFGEDALPGLISAGIDCIEHGTGLTEDTIALMLEHDTALVPTLINIENFPGIADSATRFPTYAAHMRDLYAQCHRRMAAAWDAGVRVYAGTDAGTMVAHGRIADEVEALKGIGMSPTEALGAACWDARRWLGRPGLDHGAAADLVCYTEDPRRGPGVLSRPDLVVLRGQPF; encoded by the coding sequence GTGCACTGTCATCTGCGCGGTTTAACGCTGCCCGAGGAAGCCGAAGTTGAGCTGTGGATCGTCGGGGGGCAGATCAGCGCGGAACCGGTTGCGGGCGCGCAGACGATCTTTGACGGCGGCTGGATCCTGCCCGGATTGGTCGACGCGCACTGTCATGTGGGGCTAGGGGAGCACGGCGCCATCGAGCTGGACGAGGCGGCCGCCCAGGCCGCCACCGAACGCGACGTGGGGGCGCTGCTGCTGCGTGACTGTGGTTCACCAACTGACACCCGCAGCCTCGACGGCCGCGCCGACCTGCCGCGCATCATCCGGGCCGGCCGGCACCTGGCAAGACCTCGGCGGTACACGCGCAATTTCGCGATTGAACTCGACGACGAAGCGCAACTCCCGCAGGTGGTGGCCGAGCAGGCGCTCCGGGGCGACGGATGGGTAAAACTCGTCGGCGACTGGATCGACCGGCAGATCGGCGACCTCGCCCCCCTGTGGTCTGATGACATCCTCAAGGCGGCAATCGACGCCGCACACGCCCACGGCGCTCGCGTCACGGCGCATGTTTTCGGTGAAGACGCGCTGCCCGGCCTGATCAGCGCCGGCATTGACTGTATCGAGCACGGCACCGGCCTCACCGAGGACACCATTGCGTTGATGCTCGAGCATGACACCGCGTTAGTTCCCACCCTGATCAACATCGAAAACTTCCCGGGCATCGCCGACTCGGCAACCCGTTTCCCCACCTATGCGGCTCACATGCGCGACTTGTACGCCCAGTGCCACCGACGCATGGCCGCGGCGTGGGATGCGGGGGTGCGGGTGTACGCCGGCACCGACGCCGGCACCATGGTTGCGCACGGGCGGATCGCCGACGAGGTGGAGGCGCTCAAGGGGATCGGTATGAGCCCTACCGAAGCCCTTGGTGCGGCATGCTGGGACGCCCGCCGCTGGTTGGGGCGACCGGGTTTAGACCACGGCGCGGCCGCCGACTTGGTGTGCTACACCGAGGATCCCAGGCGGGGACCCGGGGTACTGAGCCGACCCGACCTGGTGGTGCTGCGCGGGCAGCCGTTTTGA
- the ffh gene encoding signal recognition particle protein, producing MFESLSDRLTAALQGLRGKGRLTDADIDATAREIRLALLEADVSLPVVRTFIGRVKDRAKGAEVSRALNPAQQIVKIVNDELVTILGGQTRQLAFAKTPPTVVMLAGLQGSGKTTLAGKLAKWLRGQGHTPLLVAADLQRPAAVDQLKIVGERAGVPVFAPHPGASAEAGPGDPVAVASAGLAEARAKLFDVLIVDTAGRLGVDEEMMAQAAAIRDALDPDEVLFVLDAMIGQDAVATAEAFREGVGFTGVALTKLDGDARGGAALSVREVTGVPILFASTGEKLDDFDIFHPDRMASRILGMGDVLSLIEQAEQVFDAQQAEAAAAKIGSGELTLEDFLEQMVAIRKMGPIGNLLGMLPGAGQMKEALAAIDDKQLDRLQAIIRGMTPQERADPKIINASRRLRIANGSGVTVAEVNQLVDRFFEARKMMSSMMGGLGFPGISRKRSTRKGGKGKKGKKRGPTPPKTRGPLPAGFPDLSHLPQGLDELPPGLADVDLSTLKFPGKN from the coding sequence GTGTTTGAATCGCTGTCTGACCGGTTGACCGCAGCCCTGCAGGGGCTGCGCGGCAAGGGTCGGTTGACGGATGCCGATATCGACGCCACCGCCCGCGAGATCCGGCTGGCATTGCTGGAGGCTGACGTTTCGCTTCCGGTGGTGCGGACGTTCATCGGACGGGTCAAAGACCGCGCCAAGGGCGCCGAGGTGTCCCGCGCGCTCAATCCGGCGCAACAGATCGTCAAGATCGTCAACGACGAACTCGTCACCATCCTCGGCGGCCAGACCCGCCAGTTGGCGTTTGCCAAGACACCGCCGACCGTGGTGATGCTGGCCGGCCTGCAAGGATCAGGGAAAACCACGTTGGCCGGCAAACTTGCCAAGTGGCTTCGCGGGCAAGGGCATACGCCGCTGCTGGTCGCCGCCGACCTGCAGCGGCCCGCAGCGGTGGACCAGTTGAAGATCGTCGGCGAGCGGGCAGGTGTGCCGGTGTTCGCCCCGCATCCCGGTGCCTCCGCCGAGGCTGGTCCCGGTGATCCGGTGGCCGTCGCCTCGGCGGGGCTCGCAGAGGCCAGGGCCAAACTGTTCGACGTTCTCATCGTCGACACCGCTGGGCGGCTGGGCGTCGACGAGGAGATGATGGCCCAGGCCGCCGCCATCCGGGATGCCCTCGACCCTGATGAAGTGCTGTTTGTGCTGGACGCGATGATCGGGCAGGACGCCGTCGCCACCGCTGAGGCGTTCCGCGAAGGTGTCGGCTTCACCGGGGTGGCGCTGACCAAGCTCGACGGCGACGCCCGCGGCGGCGCGGCGCTGTCGGTGCGCGAAGTAACTGGTGTCCCAATTCTTTTCGCTTCTACCGGAGAAAAACTCGACGACTTCGACATCTTCCACCCCGATCGGATGGCCAGCCGCATCCTGGGCATGGGTGATGTGCTGAGCCTGATCGAGCAGGCCGAGCAGGTCTTCGACGCCCAGCAGGCCGAGGCCGCGGCCGCCAAGATCGGTTCGGGTGAGCTCACGCTGGAGGATTTTCTCGAGCAGATGGTGGCCATCCGCAAGATGGGGCCGATCGGCAACCTGTTGGGGATGTTGCCGGGGGCGGGCCAGATGAAAGAGGCGCTGGCCGCCATCGACGACAAGCAGCTCGACCGGCTGCAAGCCATCATCCGCGGCATGACCCCGCAGGAGCGGGCCGACCCGAAGATCATCAACGCCTCGCGGCGATTGCGGATCGCCAACGGCTCGGGCGTGACCGTGGCCGAGGTCAATCAACTGGTCGACCGCTTCTTCGAGGCTCGCAAGATGATGTCGTCGATGATGGGAGGCCTGGGCTTTCCCGGGATCAGCCGCAAACGCTCGACCCGCAAGGGCGGCAAAGGCAAGAAAGGCAAAAAGCGCGGGCCGACACCACCGAAGACACGCGGCCCGCTCCCAGCCGGATTTCCCGACCTGTCGCATCTCCCCCAAGGCCTCGATGAGCTGCCGCCCGGGCTGGCCGATGTCGATCTGTCCACGCTGAAGTTCCCGGGCAAAAACTAG